The Mesorhizobium opportunistum WSM2075 DNA window CCGACATCGATATGCTCGATGGCGTGACCGTCGGCGCGCAGTGCCCCGACCAGATCGACAAGCAGCGCGAAAGCGTCGTCGAAGGGCTGCAATTCGGTGATCTGGCTGCCGATGTGGGTGTCGATGCCGGTAACCTTGATGCCCGGCAGTTCGGCCGCGCGGGCATAGACCTGACGCGCCCGCTGCCACGGGATGCCGAACTTGTTCTCGGCCTTGCCGGTGGAGATCTTCTTGTGGGTCCTGGCGTCGACATCGGGATTGATGCGCAACGAGATCGGCGCCACCTTGCCGAGAGCCACGGCGCGGGAGGACAGGAGTTCGAGTTCCGGCTCGGATTCGACGTTGAAGCAAAGGATGCCGGCGGTGAGCGCAAAATCAATTTCGCGCGCCGTCTTGCCGACGCCGGAGAACAGGATCTTGCCGGCCGGGATGCCAGCGGCCAGTGCCCGTCGCAACTCGCCTTCCGACACCACGTCGGCGCCGGCGCCGAGCCTGGCCAGCGTCCGCAGCACCGCCTGGTTGGAATTCGCCTTCATGGCATAGCAGACCAGCGCGTCGAGCCCGGCAAAGGCCTGGGCGAACACGCGGTAGTGCCTGGTCAGCGTGGCCGTCGAATAGCAATAGAACGGCGTGCCGACCTGTGCGGCGATATCTGGTATCGCCACGTCCTCGGCATGCAGCACGCCGTCGCGGTAGTCGAAATGGTTCACGAGAGTGTTTCCGGAAAGTTGGGGCACAGTGAGATCAGGTTTGGACCCAAACCCGCTCTCATCGGCTCTAGATCAGCGGGTCGAGGAAGAACTTCTTGTCCTTGACCGGTTTTTCCGGCTCCGGCGGCACAGGCTGCTTGGCCTTCTCGGCATCCTTGCGAGCCTGCACGGCCGCCTCGTAGGGCGTATCGAGACCAGCCCTGCGGCCGCAGGCCGTCACCGCGGCGACCGCCACCAGAAGCGTCAGCGTCACCAAAATCCTGCTTCCGGTCATCGATCCATCCGTCCGAAACGTTTGCCAGCCGCCGCTTTTAGCCGAGTTCTCGGCGCATTGCACCCCGGATATTGTTGTTCGCAATATCCGGATATTGCTGGCCGCAATGTCGGCATATTGCTGGTCGCAATATCCGGGTATTACGCCTTTGCGATGCGCTTTTTCCAGGCGCGGATCTGCTTCCTCACCTCCGACGGCGCCGTGCCGCCGAAACTGGTGCGGCTCTTGACCGAGTTCTGCACCGCCAGCACGGAGAAAATATCCGAGGTGATGCCGGGGTTGATCGACTGCAGATCCTCCAGCGAAAGCTTCTCCAGCCCGACCCTCTTCTCCTCTGCCAGTGCCACTGCGCGGCCGGTGACGTGATGCGCCTCGCGGAACGGCAGGCCGAGTGTGCGCACCAGCCAGTCGGCAAGGTCGGTGGCGGTGGCGTGGCCGGAGCCGGCGGCCTTCTTCATCGCCACGGCGTTGACTGTCATGTCGGAGACCATGCCGGTCATCGCGGCCAGCATCAGGTCGAGCGTCTCAGCGGCATCGAAGACCGATTCCTTGTCTTCCTGCATGTCCTTGCCATAGGTCAAAGGCATGCCTTTCATCACCGTCAGCAGGCCGACCAGATGGCCGTTTACGCGGCCTGTCTTGCCGCGCACCAGTTCGGCGGCGTCGGGGTTCTTCTTCTGCGGCATGATCGAGGAGCCGGTGGAAAACGAGTCCGACAGCCTGACGAAGCCGAACTGCGGCGTCGACCAAAGGATGATCTCCTCGGCGAGCCGCGACAGATGCGTGGCGCAGATCGCCGCCACAGCCAGGAACTCCAGCGCGAAATCGCGGTCTGAAACGCTGTCCAGCGAATTGCGCATCGGCTCGCGAAAGCCGAGCGCCCTGGCGGTCTGGAGGCGGTCGATCGGGAAGCTGGTGCCGGCAAGGGCAGCAGCACCCAGCGGGCTCTCGTCCATCCGTTCGATGGCGTCGCGCACGCGC harbors:
- the argH gene encoding argininosuccinate lyase codes for the protein MSDKKTSNQMWGGRFASGPAAIMEAINASISFDRKLYAQDIRGSIAHSEMLAQTGIISAADQEKIAHGLNTILKEIEAGSFEFSTRLEDIHMNIEARLADLIGSAAGRLHTARSRNDQVAVDLRLWVKDECFRVAEALKGLIRALLERAEEHAATVMPGFTHMQAAQPVTFGHHCMAYVEMFGRDLSRVRDAIERMDESPLGAAALAGTSFPIDRLQTARALGFREPMRNSLDSVSDRDFALEFLAVAAICATHLSRLAEEIILWSTPQFGFVRLSDSFSTGSSIMPQKKNPDAAELVRGKTGRVNGHLVGLLTVMKGMPLTYGKDMQEDKESVFDAAETLDLMLAAMTGMVSDMTVNAVAMKKAAGSGHATATDLADWLVRTLGLPFREAHHVTGRAVALAEEKRVGLEKLSLEDLQSINPGITSDIFSVLAVQNSVKSRTSFGGTAPSEVRKQIRAWKKRIAKA
- the lysA gene encoding diaminopimelate decarboxylase; translated protein: MNHFDYRDGVLHAEDVAIPDIAAQVGTPFYCYSTATLTRHYRVFAQAFAGLDALVCYAMKANSNQAVLRTLARLGAGADVVSEGELRRALAAGIPAGKILFSGVGKTAREIDFALTAGILCFNVESEPELELLSSRAVALGKVAPISLRINPDVDARTHKKISTGKAENKFGIPWQRARQVYARAAELPGIKVTGIDTHIGSQITELQPFDDAFALLVDLVGALRADGHAIEHIDVGGGLGIPYRVDNNPPPLPDAYAQIVRKYVTKLGLKVMFEPGRLIVGNAGILVSEVIFVKEGDAKNFLVVDAAMNDLIRPTLYDAFHDVRPVVQPPADTPRMMVDVVGPVCETGDYIGLDRDLPRLKAGDLVAVSTAGAYGAVQAGTYNTRLLVPEVLVDGDRFHVVRPRLTYDDLIGLDSVPDWLA